The proteins below are encoded in one region of Amorphus orientalis:
- a CDS encoding YciI family protein yields MQEETTPQALPVDDVMAASKEMLQKQLYVIFTTPVDGIGPVLACLEEHLAFQVALETDGILFAAGPMWTDDEQSWEGDGMVVVRAASRAEAIEIAERDPMHIKGARSFRVRPWMINEGTMTIRLDHSSQTYRIL; encoded by the coding sequence GTGCAGGAGGAAACAACGCCTCAGGCCTTGCCGGTCGACGATGTCATGGCCGCCAGCAAGGAGATGCTGCAGAAGCAGCTCTATGTGATCTTCACCACGCCGGTGGACGGGATCGGCCCCGTTCTGGCGTGCCTGGAAGAACATCTGGCGTTTCAGGTCGCGCTGGAGACCGACGGCATCCTGTTCGCGGCCGGTCCGATGTGGACCGATGACGAACAGAGCTGGGAGGGCGACGGGATGGTGGTCGTCCGGGCAGCATCGCGCGCGGAAGCCATCGAAATCGCCGAACGAGATCCCATGCACATCAAGGGCGCGCGCTCATTCCGGGTGCGCCCGTGGATGATCAACGAGGGGACGATGACGATCCGGCTGGACCATTCCAGCCAGACCTACAGAATTCTTTGA